In Styela clava chromosome 14, kaStyClav1.hap1.2, whole genome shotgun sequence, the following are encoded in one genomic region:
- the LOC120341184 gene encoding endonuclease G, mitochondrial-like, translating to MATFRKVATLAVTFIGGGIAGSKLEHLLKQKDGYIKKLEAAAPLDINRPNEIMRFGFPNNGNINIKKNYVLGYDNRLRNASWVFEHINKDLLNTKQSDRLNSSFSPDSSIHPFFRGTNQDFWNSGYDRGHLAAASNHRASQEWMDDTFHLSNIVPQNPIMNQQAWNNLEKYVRSLAYHYDNVYVCTGPLYLPKQDGSGKMRVSYQVIGRNHIAVPTHLYKVVVCERNSRFELLSYVMANEWVDPSIPLKNFLYPIEAIERASGLLFFDRIPRERFWKINHGKETEL from the coding sequence atggcTACGTTTCGGAAAGTAGCCACATTGGCTGTAACATTCATTGGTGGTGGAATAGCAGGTTCAAAACTTGAGCATTTGTTAAAACAGAAAGATGGGTATATCAAGAAATTAGAAGCTGCTGCTCCACTGGATATCAACAGACCAAATGAAATAATGAGGTTTGGATTTCCAAACAATGGAAATATTAATATCAAGAAAAACTATGTATTGGGTTATGATAACAGATTACGTAATGCATCTTGGGTATTTGAGCATATAAATAAAGATTTATTGAATACGAAACAATCTGATCGACTCAATAGTTCCTTCTCACCGGACTCGTCAATTCATCCATTTTTTCGTGGAACTAATCAAGATTTTTGGAATTCTGGGTATGATCGTGGACATCTTGCGGCAGCATCAAATCACAGAGCATCTCAAGAATGGATGGATGACACTTTTCATCTTTCAAATATTGTACCTCAGAATCCAATTATGAATCAACAGGCTTGGAATAACTTAGAAAAATATGTACGAAGTCTTGCATATCATTATGACAACGTTTATGTATGCACTGGTCCACTTTACTTGCCAAAACAGGATGGCAGTGGTAAAATGAGAGTATCTTATCAAGTGATTGGTAGGAATCATATTGCTGTACCTACACATTTGTATAAAGTTGTTGTATGTGAGAGAAATTCAAGATTTGAATTACTCTCATATGTAATGGCCAATGAATGGGTTGATCCAAGTATTCCTCTGAAGAATTTTTTATATCCAATAGAAGCAATTGAAAGAGCTTCAGGTCTTTTATTTTTTGACCGAATTCCAAGAGAAagattttggaaaattaatcATGGGAAAGAAACAGAATTATAA